The following proteins are co-located in the Spea bombifrons isolate aSpeBom1 chromosome 3, aSpeBom1.2.pri, whole genome shotgun sequence genome:
- the PKIB gene encoding cAMP-dependent protein kinase inhibitor beta, with product MTDVEPGVTDFASSGRAGRRNALPDILGSPAGAETADLPQKLAELSLSQDEGAEGGEASSGESPAETPEEKSET from the exons ATGACTGATGTAGAGCCTGGGGTCACAGATTTTGCATCATCAGGGAGAGCCGGTCGCCGAAATGCCTTACCAGACATCCTTGGATCTCCAGCTGGAGCAGAGACTGCTGACCTCCCTCAGAAACTAGCAGAACTATCCCTGTCCCAAG atgAAGGTGCTGAAGGTGGAGAAGCATCTTCTGGAGAGTCTCCAGCTGAAACTCCTGAAGAAAAGTCAGAGACTTGA